The proteins below come from a single Pseudochaenichthys georgianus chromosome 14, fPseGeo1.2, whole genome shotgun sequence genomic window:
- the mark4a gene encoding MAP/microtubule affinity-regulating kinase 4 isoform X2, which produces MSSRSALPSGNDRSTGDHHVSLGASRSDKATSQSSRSLGARSRISIASCSDEQPHVGNYRLLKTIGKGNFAKVKLARHILTGKEVAIKIIDKTQLNPTSLQKLFREVRIMKGLNHPNIVQLFEVIETDKTLYLIMEYASGGEVFDYLVSHGRMKEVEARAKFRQIVSAVNYCHTKNIVHRDLKAENLLLDADANIKIADFGFSNEFTLGNKLDTFCGSPPYAAPELFQGKKYDGPEVDVWSLGVILYTLVSGSLPFDGQNLKELRERVLRGKYRVPFYMSTDCEGILRRFLVLNPSKRCTLDQVMKDKWINAGYEGEDLKPHIEPVEDFSDAARIEVMVGMGFTPEEIKDALLNQKYNEVTATYLLLGRKGDEASEARTASSLSLARVRPSPITNGTNKHSSATGTSSSSSTSSSSHSKTQRSASTYHRQRRHSDFCGPSMPVMHPKRSPTSTGDRELREGRMPSRKASCSVMGSHSLPPSSPMVSSANNPNKSEIPDRRKDMTATTNNIPGSAMTRRNTYVCTDRSGTDRQSLLQNGKENSSLSHRLPAASPSTLSISAAGAASSSSSTDRCRLTRGSTIRSTFHGGQLRDRGTPVYSAPPTSPTLSHHEASPLPHARTRATSNLFTKITSKLTRRVNLDPSKRQGSNKSVSGCTLPQGSKTVRSQMNLRESGDLRSQVAIYLGIKKRPSPGPSDVAGI; this is translated from the exons CATGTGTCGCTGGGGGCCAGTCGCTCAGACAAGGCCACCAGCCAGTCCAGCCGCTCGCTGGGGGCCCGGAGCAGGATCTCCATCGCCTCCTGCTCCGACGAGCAGCCGCACGTCGGCAACTACCGCCTGCTCAAGACCATCGGCAAGGGAAACTTTGCCAAGGTCAAGCTGGCCCGCCACATCCTGACAGGCAAGGAG GTTGCAATAAAAATCATTGACAAAACTCAGTTGAACCCAACCAGCCTTCAAAAG CTCTTTCGGGAGGTACGAATAATGAAAGGCTTAAATCACCCTAACATAG TGCAGCTGTTCGAGGTGATTGAGACGGATAAGACCCTTTACCTTATCATGGAGTACGCCAGTGGAG GTGAAGTGTTTGACTACCTCGTGTCTCATGGGAGAATGAAGGAGGTTGAAGCCAGAGCCAAATTTCGACAG ATTGTTTCTGCTGTCAACTACTGCCACACGAAGAACATTGTCCACAGAGATTTGAAG GCGGAGAACCTTCTGCTGGATGCCGACGCCAACATCAAGATTGCCGACTTTGGCTTCAGCAACGAGTTCACGCTGGGCAACAAGCTGGACACGTTCTGTGGCTCGCCACCCTACGCCGCCCCGGAGCTCTTCCAGGGGAAGAAGTACGACGGGCCCGAGGTGGATGTCTGGAGTCTGGGGGTCATCCTCTACACGCTGGTCAGCGGCTCGCTGCCTTTTGATGGGCAGAACCTGAAG GAGCTGAGGGAGCGTGTTCTGAGGGGGAAGTACCGCGTTCCCTTCTACATGTCCACAGACTGCGAGGGGATCCTCCGCCGGTTCCTGGTGCTCAACCCCTCCAAGCGCTGCACCCTGGAC CAAGTCATGAAGGACAAGTGGATTAACGCCGGGTATGAGGGGGAAGACCTGAAGCCCCACATAGAACCTGTGGAAGATTTCAGTGACGCAGCTCGCATAG AGGTGATGGTGGGGATGGGCTTCACTCCAGAGGAGATCAAGGACGCTCTGCTTAATCAGAAATACAATGAAGTCACTGCCACCTACCTCCTACTGGGCCGCAAAGGCGAT GAGGCCAGTGAGGCCCGCACAGCCAGCAGCCTGTCCCTGGCCAGAGTACGACCCAGCCCCATCACCAACGGGACCAACAAGCACTCTTCAGCCACCGGcacgtcctcctcctcctccacctcctcctcttcacatagCAAGACTCAGCGCAGTGCCTCCACCTATCACAGGCAGCGGCGACACAGCGACTTCT GCGGGCCGTCCATGCCCGTCATGCACCCCAAGAGGAGCCCCACCAGCACGGGGGACCGCGAGCTGCGGGAGGGCCGGATGCCTTCACGTAAGGCCAGCTGCAGCGTGATGgggagccacagcctccccccCTCCAGCCCCATGGTCAGCAGTGCCAACAACCCCAACAAGTCTGAGATCCCTGACCGCCGCAAAGACATGACTGCCACCACG AATAACATCCCTGGAAGCGCCATGACGCGCAGGAACACGTACGTGTGCACCGACCGCTCGGGCACTGACAGACAATCTCTCCTGCAGAACGGCAAAGAAAACAG CTCCCTGAGCCACCGCCTGCCTGCAGCGTCTCCCTCCACACTCAGCATCTCCGCCGCCGGAGcggcctcctcctcttcctctacgGACCGGTGCCGTCTGACCCGAGGCTCCACCATCCGCAGCACTTTTCACGGGGGACAGCTGAGGGACCGCGGGACCCCGGTCTACTCGGCCCCGCCTACTTCACCCACCCTGTCCCACCATGAAGCCAGCCCCCTGCCACACGCCCGCACCAGGGCCACCTCCAACCTCTTCACCAAGATAACCTCCAAACTCACCCGCAG GGTCAACCTTGACCCGTCCAAGCGCCAGGGCTCAAACAAATCAGTGTCGGGTTGTACTCTTCCACAAGGATCAAAAACAGTTA GGTCACAAATGAATCTGAGGGAATCAGGAGATTTGCGGTCACAAG tTGCCATCTACCTGGGTATCAAAAAGCGTCCGAGCCCCGGGCCGTCGGACGTGGCTGGGATCTGA
- the mark4a gene encoding MAP/microtubule affinity-regulating kinase 4 isoform X1 — MSSRSALPSGNDRSTGDHHVSLGASRSDKATSQSSRSLGARSRISIASCSDEQPHVGNYRLLKTIGKGNFAKVKLARHILTGKEVAIKIIDKTQLNPTSLQKLFREVRIMKGLNHPNIVQLFEVIETDKTLYLIMEYASGGEVFDYLVSHGRMKEVEARAKFRQIVSAVNYCHTKNIVHRDLKAENLLLDADANIKIADFGFSNEFTLGNKLDTFCGSPPYAAPELFQGKKYDGPEVDVWSLGVILYTLVSGSLPFDGQNLKELRERVLRGKYRVPFYMSTDCEGILRRFLVLNPSKRCTLDQVMKDKWINAGYEGEDLKPHIEPVEDFSDAARIEVMVGMGFTPEEIKDALLNQKYNEVTATYLLLGRKGDEASEARTASSLSLARVRPSPITNGTNKHSSATGTSSSSSTSSSSHSKTQRSASTYHRQRRHSDFCGPSMPVMHPKRSPTSTGDRELREGRMPSRKASCSVMGSHSLPPSSPMVSSANNPNKSEIPDRRKDMTATTNNIPGSAMTRRNTYVCTDRSGTDRQSLLQNGKENSSLSHRLPAASPSTLSISAAGAASSSSSTDRCRLTRGSTIRSTFHGGQLRDRGTPVYSAPPTSPTLSHHEASPLPHARTRATSNLFTKITSKLTRRVTNESEGIRRFAVTSCHLPGYQKASEPRAVGRGWDLRGGVRRDPAEVVLALREAALGCGCQVHHAGPFLLSCSHGVAEGRVAFEAEVCHLSTGTSETSNGVRYTRLWGTPLAFRDIATQISKDLEL; from the exons CATGTGTCGCTGGGGGCCAGTCGCTCAGACAAGGCCACCAGCCAGTCCAGCCGCTCGCTGGGGGCCCGGAGCAGGATCTCCATCGCCTCCTGCTCCGACGAGCAGCCGCACGTCGGCAACTACCGCCTGCTCAAGACCATCGGCAAGGGAAACTTTGCCAAGGTCAAGCTGGCCCGCCACATCCTGACAGGCAAGGAG GTTGCAATAAAAATCATTGACAAAACTCAGTTGAACCCAACCAGCCTTCAAAAG CTCTTTCGGGAGGTACGAATAATGAAAGGCTTAAATCACCCTAACATAG TGCAGCTGTTCGAGGTGATTGAGACGGATAAGACCCTTTACCTTATCATGGAGTACGCCAGTGGAG GTGAAGTGTTTGACTACCTCGTGTCTCATGGGAGAATGAAGGAGGTTGAAGCCAGAGCCAAATTTCGACAG ATTGTTTCTGCTGTCAACTACTGCCACACGAAGAACATTGTCCACAGAGATTTGAAG GCGGAGAACCTTCTGCTGGATGCCGACGCCAACATCAAGATTGCCGACTTTGGCTTCAGCAACGAGTTCACGCTGGGCAACAAGCTGGACACGTTCTGTGGCTCGCCACCCTACGCCGCCCCGGAGCTCTTCCAGGGGAAGAAGTACGACGGGCCCGAGGTGGATGTCTGGAGTCTGGGGGTCATCCTCTACACGCTGGTCAGCGGCTCGCTGCCTTTTGATGGGCAGAACCTGAAG GAGCTGAGGGAGCGTGTTCTGAGGGGGAAGTACCGCGTTCCCTTCTACATGTCCACAGACTGCGAGGGGATCCTCCGCCGGTTCCTGGTGCTCAACCCCTCCAAGCGCTGCACCCTGGAC CAAGTCATGAAGGACAAGTGGATTAACGCCGGGTATGAGGGGGAAGACCTGAAGCCCCACATAGAACCTGTGGAAGATTTCAGTGACGCAGCTCGCATAG AGGTGATGGTGGGGATGGGCTTCACTCCAGAGGAGATCAAGGACGCTCTGCTTAATCAGAAATACAATGAAGTCACTGCCACCTACCTCCTACTGGGCCGCAAAGGCGAT GAGGCCAGTGAGGCCCGCACAGCCAGCAGCCTGTCCCTGGCCAGAGTACGACCCAGCCCCATCACCAACGGGACCAACAAGCACTCTTCAGCCACCGGcacgtcctcctcctcctccacctcctcctcttcacatagCAAGACTCAGCGCAGTGCCTCCACCTATCACAGGCAGCGGCGACACAGCGACTTCT GCGGGCCGTCCATGCCCGTCATGCACCCCAAGAGGAGCCCCACCAGCACGGGGGACCGCGAGCTGCGGGAGGGCCGGATGCCTTCACGTAAGGCCAGCTGCAGCGTGATGgggagccacagcctccccccCTCCAGCCCCATGGTCAGCAGTGCCAACAACCCCAACAAGTCTGAGATCCCTGACCGCCGCAAAGACATGACTGCCACCACG AATAACATCCCTGGAAGCGCCATGACGCGCAGGAACACGTACGTGTGCACCGACCGCTCGGGCACTGACAGACAATCTCTCCTGCAGAACGGCAAAGAAAACAG CTCCCTGAGCCACCGCCTGCCTGCAGCGTCTCCCTCCACACTCAGCATCTCCGCCGCCGGAGcggcctcctcctcttcctctacgGACCGGTGCCGTCTGACCCGAGGCTCCACCATCCGCAGCACTTTTCACGGGGGACAGCTGAGGGACCGCGGGACCCCGGTCTACTCGGCCCCGCCTACTTCACCCACCCTGTCCCACCATGAAGCCAGCCCCCTGCCACACGCCCGCACCAGGGCCACCTCCAACCTCTTCACCAAGATAACCTCCAAACTCACCCGCAG GGTCACAAATGAATCTGAGGGAATCAGGAGATTTGCGGTCACAAG tTGCCATCTACCTGGGTATCAAAAAGCGTCCGAGCCCCGGGCCGTCGGACGTGGCTGGGATCTGAGGGGGGGGGTGCGGCGGGACCCTGCGGAGGTGGTTCTGGCTCTGCGGGAGGCGGCGCTCGGCTGTGGCTGCCAGGTCCACCACGCCGGCCCCTTCCTGCTCTCCTGCAGCCACGGGGTGGCGGAGGGCCGCGTTGCTTTCGAGGCCGAGGTGTGCCATCTCTCCACAGGCACCTCGGAGACTTCTAACGGGGTGCGCTACACGAGACTCTGGGGGACACCGCTAGCTTTTCGGGACATTGCCACCCAAATCTCCAAGGACCTTGAACTTTGA
- the ckma gene encoding creatine kinase, muscle a, with amino-acid sequence MPFGNTHNNFKLNYKVEDEFPDLSKHNNHMAKVLTKELYGKIRDRQTPSGYTLDDVIQTGVDNPGHPFIMTVGCVAGDEESYEVFKDLLDPIISDRHGGYKPTDKHVTDLNFENLKGGDDLDPAYVLSSRVRTGRSIKGFTLPPHNSRGERRGIEKLSVEALTSLDGEFKGKYYPLKSMTDAEQDQLINDHFLFDKPVSPLLTCAGMARDWPDGRGIMHNDNKTFLVWVNEEDHLRVISMQQGGNMREVFKRFCVGLKKIEEIFKKHGHGFMWNEHLGYILTCPSNLGTGLRGGVHVKLPKLSVHAKFDEILSRLRLQKRGTGGVDTASVGGVFDISNADRLGSSEVAQVQLVVDGVKLMVEMEKKLEKGEAIDSMIPAQK; translated from the exons ATGCCTTTCGGTAACACCCACAACAACTTCAAACTCAACTACAAGGTTGAGGATGAGTTCCCCGATCTGTCCAAGCACAACAACCATATGGCGAAGGTGCTGACCAAGGAACTGTACGGCAAGATTAGAGACAGGCAGACGCCTAGTGGCTACACCCTGGATGACGTCATCCAGACTGGTGTGGACAACCCCG GTCACCCCTTCATCATGACTGTTGGCTGCGTTGCTGGTGATGAGGAGTCCTACGAGGTCTTCAAGGATCTGTTGGACCCCATCATCTCAGACCGTCATGGTGGATACAAGCCCACTGACAAGCACGTGACAGACCTCAACTTCGAGAACCTGAAG GGCGGTGACGACCTGGACCCCGCCTACGTTCTGTCCAGCCGCGTGCGTACTGGCCGCAGCATCAAGGGCTTCACCCTGCCCCCCCACAACAGCCGCGGCGAGCGCAGAGGCATTGAGAAGCTGTCCGTTGAGG ctctgaCCAGCCTGGATGGCGAGTTCAAGGGAAAGTACTACCCCCTGAAGTCCATGACTGATGCCGAGCAGGACCAGCTGATCAACGATCACTTCCTGTTCGACAAGCCCGTCTCTCCCCTGCTGACCTGCGCTGGAATGGCCCGTGACTGGCCCGACGGCAGAGGCATCAT GCACAACGACAACAAGACCTTCCTGGTCTGGGTGAACGAGGAGGACCACCTGCGTGTCATCTCCATGCAGCAGGGCGGCAACATGAGGGAGGTCTTCAAGCGCTTCTGCGTTGGCCTGAAGAAG ATTGAGGAGATCTTCAAGAAGCACGGACACGGCTTCATGTGGAACGAGCATCTCGGCTACATCCTGACCTGCCCCTCCAACCTGGGAACCGGCCTGCGTGGTGGAGTCCACGTCAAGCTCCCCAAGCTGAGCGTACACGCCAAGTTCGACGAGATCCTCAGCAGGCTGCGTCTGCAGAAGCGCGGCACAG GTGGTGTGGACACAGCCTCCGTGGGTGGTGTGTTCGACATCTCCAACGCTGACCGTCTGGGCTCCTCCGAGGTGGCCCAGGTGCAGCTGGTGGTTGATGGTGTCAAGCTGATGGTTGAGATGGAGAAGAAGCTGGAGAAGGGAGAGGCTATCGACAGCATGATCCCCGCCCAGAAGTAA